Proteins from one Fusobacterium periodonticum 1_1_41FAA genomic window:
- the recN gene encoding DNA repair protein RecN: MGRKFMLRELKIENLAIIDELDIEFEKGFIVLTGETGAGKSIILSGINLLIGEKASVDMIRDGEENLVAQGVFDVDEEQKKKLEVMGIDTDGDEIIIRRYYNRNGKARAFVNNVRITLADLKEIASTLVDIVGQHSHQMLLNRNNHIKLLDSFLTKDDKDIKEKLSSLLSQYREIKSRIEKIESEKKETLEKKEFYEYQLEEIEKLKLKDGEDEILEAEYKKVFNAEKIREKVYESLEYLKYDDDSALGFILESIKNIEYLGKYDERYLELAKRMESAYYELEDCVGEIEDISKNIEVTESDLDKIAGRMNTLKRIKEKYKRTLAELIEYREDLKEKLSDMNSGDFKTRELQKELDKIKAEYDKLAEKLSKSRKEIALKIEDELLNELKFLNMEDAKLKVQMNKVDRMTNDGYDEIEFFISTNIGQELKPLNKIASGGEVSRVMLALKVIFSKVDNIPILIFDEIDTGIGGETVRKIALKLKEIGDSTQIISITHSPVIASKASQQFYIEKYVENSKTISRVKKLSANERIKEIGRMLVGEKINDEVLEIANKMLNEV; the protein is encoded by the coding sequence ATGGGGAGAAAATTTATGCTAAGAGAACTAAAGATTGAAAATTTAGCTATTATAGATGAATTAGATATTGAGTTTGAAAAAGGTTTTATAGTTTTAACTGGAGAAACAGGTGCAGGAAAATCAATAATCTTAAGTGGTATCAACTTACTTATTGGTGAAAAAGCCAGCGTTGATATGATTAGAGATGGAGAAGAAAATCTTGTAGCACAAGGTGTTTTTGATGTTGATGAAGAACAAAAGAAAAAATTAGAGGTCATGGGTATAGATACTGATGGTGATGAAATTATAATAAGAAGATATTATAATAGAAATGGAAAAGCTAGAGCCTTTGTAAATAATGTCAGAATAACTCTAGCAGACCTTAAAGAAATTGCATCAACTCTTGTGGATATTGTTGGACAACACTCACATCAAATGTTATTAAATAGAAATAATCATATAAAACTTTTAGATAGTTTTTTAACTAAAGATGATAAGGACATTAAAGAAAAATTATCAAGTTTATTATCTCAATATAGAGAAATCAAGTCTAGAATTGAAAAGATAGAAAGTGAGAAAAAAGAAACACTAGAGAAAAAAGAGTTTTATGAGTATCAACTTGAAGAAATTGAAAAATTAAAATTAAAAGATGGAGAAGATGAAATTTTAGAGGCTGAATATAAAAAAGTATTCAATGCCGAAAAAATAAGAGAAAAAGTTTATGAAAGTTTAGAATATTTAAAATATGATGATGATTCTGCTTTAGGATTTATTCTTGAATCTATTAAAAACATAGAATATCTTGGAAAATATGATGAAAGATATTTAGAGCTAGCTAAGAGAATGGAAAGTGCTTACTACGAACTAGAAGATTGTGTTGGAGAAATTGAAGATATCTCTAAAAATATAGAAGTTACTGAAAGTGATTTAGATAAAATTGCTGGAAGAATGAATACTTTAAAAAGAATCAAAGAAAAGTATAAAAGAACTCTAGCAGAACTTATTGAATATAGAGAAGATTTAAAAGAGAAACTATCAGATATGAATAGTGGAGATTTCAAAACTAGAGAATTGCAAAAAGAGTTAGATAAAATTAAAGCTGAATACGATAAATTGGCAGAAAAACTTTCTAAGTCAAGAAAAGAAATTGCTTTAAAAATAGAAGATGAATTATTGAATGAATTAAAATTTTTAAATATGGAAGATGCAAAATTAAAGGTGCAGATGAATAAAGTTGATAGAATGACTAATGATGGTTATGATGAAATTGAATTTTTTATTTCAACTAACATTGGTCAGGAGTTAAAACCTCTAAATAAAATAGCATCTGGTGGAGAAGTCAGTCGTGTGATGTTAGCACTTAAAGTTATTTTTTCTAAGGTTGATAATATCCCAATTTTAATTTTTGATGAAATTGATACAGGTATTGGTGGAGAAACAGTTAGAAAAATTGCTTTAAAACTTAAGGAAATTGGAGATAGTACTCAAATTATTTCTATTACCCACTCTCCTGTTATAGCTTCTAAGGCAAGTCAACAATTCTATATAGAAAAATATGTAGAGAATTCTAAAACTATAAGTAGAGTTAAAAAATTATCTGCCAATGAAAGAATAAAAGAAATAGGAAGAATGTTAGTGGGAGAAAAGATAAATGATGAAGTTTTAGAAATTGCTAATAAAATGTTAAATGAGGTCTAA
- a CDS encoding adhesion protein FadA, whose product MKKFLLLAVLALSASAFAANTADLVGELQALDAEYQNLASQEEARFNEERAQADAARQALAQNEQVYNELSQRAQRLQAEANTRFYKSQYEELASKYEDALKKLEGEMEQQKQVISDFEKIQALRAGN is encoded by the coding sequence ATGAAAAAATTTTTATTATTAGCAGTATTAGCATTATCTGCATCGGCATTCGCAGCAAACACAGCTGACTTAGTAGGAGAATTACAAGCTTTAGATGCTGAATATCAAAACTTAGCATCTCAAGAAGAAGCAAGATTTAATGAAGAAAGAGCACAAGCTGACGCTGCTAGACAAGCATTAGCTCAAAATGAACAAGTTTACAACGAACTATCTCAAAGAGCTCAAAGACTTCAAGCTGAAGCTAACACAAGATTCTATAAATCTCAATATGAAGAATTAGCTTCAAAATATGAAGATGCTTTAAAGAAATTAGAAGGTGAAATGGAACAACAAAAACAAGTCATCTCTGATTTCGAAAAAATTCAAGCTTTAAGAGCTGGTAACTAA
- a CDS encoding cell division protein FtsX yields the protein MYKLFGYGLKDIPYINRLKNRVFYIIVITIVSLNIFISFSLNLKKVSNETLINSFIIVDLKNNLDEEKRNEIEKYILTIDGVRSVRFMDKSESFKNLQNELNISIPEASNPLTDSLIVSVKGAELMNGVQEIIEAREEVKEVYKDEPYLKQSQEQSYIIYIAQIGSAIFSFLIALVTIVIFNLGVAIEFLNNANTGLDYRENIKNSKLKNLIPFSMSSIVATLIFFNIYVFFRKYVTNANFDSSLLSLKEIFLWHIGAIGILNFLVWLIPANLGRIEYEEENDDDLEYEFYEDNDKKDEFYDEFEDYDI from the coding sequence ATGTATAAGTTATTTGGTTATGGATTAAAAGATATACCATATATAAATAGATTAAAGAATAGAGTTTTTTATATTATTGTTATTACAATTGTCTCTTTAAATATTTTTATAAGTTTTTCATTGAACTTAAAAAAAGTTTCTAATGAAACTTTGATTAATTCATTTATAATAGTTGATTTAAAAAATAATCTTGATGAAGAAAAAAGAAATGAAATAGAAAAATATATATTGACAATAGATGGGGTTCGTTCAGTTAGATTTATGGATAAATCTGAAAGTTTCAAAAATTTACAAAATGAACTTAATATCTCAATACCTGAAGCTAGTAATCCACTTACAGATTCTTTAATAGTATCTGTAAAGGGTGCTGAACTGATGAATGGAGTTCAAGAAATAATTGAAGCTAGAGAAGAAGTTAAAGAAGTCTATAAAGATGAGCCTTATTTAAAACAATCACAAGAACAGAGCTATATAATATACATTGCACAAATAGGTAGTGCTATTTTTTCATTTTTAATAGCTCTTGTAACCATAGTTATATTTAACCTAGGAGTAGCAATAGAATTTTTAAATAATGCTAATACAGGTTTAGACTATAGAGAAAATATTAAAAATTCTAAGTTGAAAAATTTAATTCCTTTCTCAATGTCAAGTATAGTAGCAACTTTAATATTTTTTAATATCTATGTTTTTTTTAGAAAATATGTAACAAATGCAAATTTTGATTCATCACTATTATCATTAAAAGAAATATTTTTATGGCATATTGGTGCAATAGGAATTTTAAACTTCCTAGTATGGTTAATTCCAGCAAACTTAGGAAGAATAGAATATGAAGAAGAAAATGATGATGACCTTGAATATGAATTTTATGAAGATAATGATAAGAAGGATGAATTTTATGATGAATTTGAAGATTACGACATTTAG
- a CDS encoding murein hydrolase activator EnvC family protein, with protein MNLKITTFSKLFLFFLISANVNSTTVKDMNKRLKNIDQEIEKKNTRIKAIDTETSQIEKKIKDTEVEIEKMAQERKEIEEEITIVKKNIDYGRKNLEISEDEHNRKESEFIAKIIAWDKYSKVHRKDLPEKVILMKNYREVLYGDLQRMGYIEKVTGNIKENQDKIETEKIKLDKLEAQLRENARKMDAKKEEQKKLKEKLQVEKKNHQSSIEKLKKEKQRISKEIERIIIENARKAAEKAAKEKAERERIAREKAARERAEREKAIREKAAREKAAREKAAKEKAERERIAREKAAKEAEAKKNSTKPSDNKIKTPTKSVEVPIVVDTSDIELEEKREIEKLREEEKQELREIKVATTVDMQKISNPEAYKRIGKTIKPLNGQIVVYFRQKKAGVVESNGIEIRGKVGNPVVAAKGGTVIYASNFEGLGKVVMIDYGEGMIGVYGNLLAIKVGYNSRVSAGQAIGVLGLSSEKEPNLYYELRANLRAIDPLPTF; from the coding sequence ATGAATTTGAAGATTACGACATTTAGTAAATTATTCTTATTTTTTCTTATATCAGCTAATGTTAACTCAACTACTGTAAAAGATATGAATAAGAGATTAAAAAATATAGATCAAGAAATTGAAAAAAAGAATACTAGAATAAAAGCTATTGATACAGAAACTTCTCAAATTGAAAAAAAAATAAAAGATACAGAAGTTGAAATTGAAAAAATGGCACAAGAAAGAAAAGAAATAGAAGAAGAAATTACCATAGTTAAGAAAAATATAGATTATGGAAGAAAAAATCTTGAAATTTCTGAAGATGAGCATAACAGAAAAGAATCTGAATTTATTGCAAAAATAATTGCTTGGGATAAATATAGCAAAGTACATCGTAAGGATCTTCCAGAAAAAGTAATTCTTATGAAGAATTATAGAGAAGTTCTTTACGGCGATTTACAAAGAATGGGATATATAGAAAAAGTTACAGGTAATATAAAAGAAAATCAAGATAAAATTGAGACTGAAAAAATCAAACTAGATAAGCTTGAAGCCCAATTAAGAGAAAATGCTAGAAAAATGGATGCTAAAAAAGAAGAACAAAAGAAGTTAAAAGAAAAATTACAAGTTGAAAAGAAAAATCATCAATCTTCTATTGAAAAATTAAAAAAGGAAAAACAAAGAATTTCTAAAGAAATTGAAAGAATAATAATAGAAAACGCTAGAAAAGCTGCTGAAAAGGCTGCTAAAGAAAAAGCTGAAAGAGAAAGAATTGCAAGGGAAAAAGCGGCTCGTGAAAGAGCAGAAAGAGAAAAAGCAATTCGTGAAAAAGCCGCAAGAGAAAAGGCGGCTCGTGAGAAAGCAGCTAAAGAAAAAGCTGAAAGGGAAAGAATTGCAAGGGAAAAAGCAGCTAAAGAAGCTGAAGCTAAGAAAAATAGTACTAAACCTTCTGATAATAAAATTAAAACTCCTACTAAGTCAGTTGAAGTACCAATTGTAGTTGATACAAGTGATATTGAATTAGAAGAAAAGAGAGAAATAGAAAAATTAAGAGAAGAAGAAAAGCAAGAGCTTAGAGAAATAAAAGTAGCTACAACAGTTGATATGCAAAAAATTAGTAATCCTGAAGCATATAAGAGAATAGGTAAAACTATTAAACCTTTAAATGGTCAAATAGTAGTTTATTTCAGACAAAAGAAAGCAGGAGTTGTTGAAAGTAATGGTATAGAAATAAGAGGTAAGGTAGGAAATCCTGTAGTAGCTGCAAAGGGAGGAACTGTTATCTATGCTAGCAATTTTGAAGGATTAGGAAAAGTTGTCATGATAGACTATGGGGAAGGTATGATAGGTGTATATGGTAATTTACTAGCAATAAAGGTTGGATATAATTCAAGAGTTAGTGCTGGACAAGCAATAGGAGTCCTAGGGCTATCTAGTGAAAAAGAACCTAATCTATACTATGAATTAAGAGCAAATTTGAGGGCAATAGACCCATTACCAACATTTTAA
- a CDS encoding peptidyl-prolyl cis-trans isomerase — MEDDKVLHNILLKKAKEAEYSNFEIEQINLQTETLFIRYFLEREAAKVVEETKIEDEVLKKIYDENKEFYTFPEKVKLDTIFVKEKEKAEELLKIVNVGNFNEIKEKNDEKTDATQKDVDDNFIFITDIHPAIAEELLKENRKDVIIENLIPVQEGFHIVYLKDKEDAKQATFEEAKETILNDVKRNLFGQVYNQIITDIANEKLTLETNDTKEEATEK; from the coding sequence GAAGCAGAATACTCTAATTTTGAAATTGAGCAAATCAATTTACAAACAGAAACTCTTTTTATAAGATATTTCTTAGAAAGAGAAGCGGCTAAAGTTGTGGAAGAAACTAAAATTGAAGATGAAGTTTTAAAGAAAATTTACGATGAAAATAAGGAATTTTATACATTTCCTGAAAAAGTTAAGCTAGACACTATTTTTGTAAAAGAAAAAGAAAAAGCTGAAGAACTTTTAAAGATAGTTAATGTTGGAAACTTTAATGAAATTAAAGAAAAAAATGATGAAAAAACTGATGCAACTCAAAAAGATGTTGATGATAACTTCATATTTATAACTGATATTCATCCAGCTATAGCTGAAGAACTTCTTAAAGAAAATAGAAAAGATGTCATCATAGAAAATTTAATTCCAGTACAAGAAGGATTTCATATAGTTTATTTAAAAGATAAAGAAGATGCTAAGCAGGCTACTTTTGAAGAAGCTAAAGAAACTATATTAAATGATGTTAAAAGAAATCTATTTGGACAAGTTTATAACCAAATAATAACTGATATAGCTAATGAAAAACTTACTCTTGAAACTAATGATACTAAAGAGGAAGCTACTGAAAAATAA
- a CDS encoding NAD(+)/NADH kinase translates to MIKLSIIYNNEKESAINIYKELLEFLKSKKEFEILDEENLYKANYIVIIGGDGTLLRAFRNIKNKKAKIIAINSGTLGYLTEIRKDKYKEIFENIQKNKISIEERFFFMVSIGNKKYKALNEVFLTRDTIKRNIVASEIYVDDKFLGKFKGDGVIISTPTGSTAYSLSAGGPIVTPEQKLFIITPIAPHNLNTRPIILSGDVKLVLTLSEPSQLGLVNIDGHTHKTIKLEDKVEIFYSKESLKIVIPEARNYYDVLREKLKWGENLC, encoded by the coding sequence ATGATAAAATTAAGTATTATTTACAACAATGAAAAAGAGAGTGCTATAAATATATACAAAGAACTTTTAGAATTTTTAAAAAGTAAAAAAGAGTTTGAAATACTGGATGAAGAAAATTTATATAAGGCAAACTATATAGTGATTATTGGTGGAGATGGAACTTTACTTAGAGCTTTTAGAAATATAAAAAATAAGAAAGCTAAGATTATTGCTATAAATTCAGGAACTCTAGGTTATTTAACTGAAATAAGAAAAGATAAGTATAAAGAAATCTTTGAAAATATTCAAAAAAATAAAATTAGTATAGAAGAAAGATTTTTCTTTATGGTAAGTATAGGAAATAAAAAATACAAAGCTTTAAATGAAGTGTTTTTGACAAGAGATACTATAAAAAGAAATATAGTAGCCTCTGAAATCTATGTAGATGACAAGTTTTTAGGAAAATTTAAAGGAGATGGAGTGATTATTTCAACTCCTACTGGTTCAACAGCATATTCACTTTCAGCTGGTGGGCCAATAGTTACTCCAGAGCAGAAGTTATTTATTATAACTCCAATAGCTCCACATAATCTAAATACAAGACCTATAATTTTATCAGGAGATGTAAAGTTAGTTTTAACTCTTTCAGAACCTAGTCAACTTGGTTTAGTTAACATAGATGGACATACTCATAAAACAATAAAATTAGAGGATAAAGTAGAAATATTCTACTCAAAGGAAAGTTTAAAAATAGTTATACCAGAAGCAAGAAATTATTATGATGTTTTAAGAGAAAAACTTAAATGGGGAGAAAATTTATGCTAA